TTCCAACTGTCCGGTGGCGGAAGCCAGCATCAAGGGGGTCACCCCCTGTTCCCGCCGGAGGTAATAGTCCAACGACCCGTCGCCCACGGCTTGGAGGAAGGCGGGCCCGGCCGGAGTCACCAATGGCTTGTTGGGGTCAGTCCCGTTTTTCAGCAGTCCGGCCACCACCCCGGTTTGGCGCCGGGCCAGGGCCCAGCCGAGGGCGGTCTGGCCGGAGGGCGGAAGTATCGCGGCACGGGCCGGACCCTCCAGGACCCGGTTGCCCCCCTCGCGCACAAGCACCTCCACTGCTTCCGAACGGCCTTCGGCCAGGGCCGCCCCCAGCGCTGTTTCCCCATCCGGACCGGCCAGACCCGGATCCACCCCGGAAAGCAGAAGCAAACGCAACCGGTCCACATCACCCTCACGTGCTGCTATGACCAATGCACCGGGATCGGGAACAATGTGCCGTTTCTCCAATTCCTGCCGTGCCGCCTCGGGGGCGTCTTTCTGGCAAGCACAGAGCAGCACGGCCGCACAGAGGGCGCTCAGCGGGGCTTTCATGAAAGAATCATACCACAGCAGCCAAGCCGGGCGCCCGGGTCTCCGGCACCTCTCGCCGGGGCAGCAACCGGTAGGTGGTGCTCCGCTCGGCGGGTTCCCAGCCCGCGGCCAAAAGCAGCCTGCGGATCTCACCCGGGGTCAGGCATTCCCCGTGTGCCCCACCGGATTCCCGTGTGATCGATTCTTCGTAAAGCGTCCCGCCAAAATCGTTGCAGCCCCAGTCCAGTGAAGCGACGGCCCGGGCCGGGCCCAGTTTGACCCACGATGTCTGGAGGTTGGGGATGAGATGGTCGAAGTACACCCGGGCCAAAGGGTAAAGCCGCTGCGCGCGTTCCATGGATCGTTGTTCAAACCCGGCAAAGTCGCGGGATTCCACCCGGCCGGGCACCATCCGGCTGCCCAGCCGGTTGCGGTAGGGAATGAAGGCCAGCGGGACCAATTCGGTGAATCCCCCGGTGTCTTCCTGGATTCTTTGCAGGATCGAAAAGTGCTCCCGGATGTCCTCCCAAGTCTCGATATGGCCATACATGACAGTGGCGGTCGATTTCAAACCCATCCCGTGGGCCGTACGCACGATTTGCTCCCATGTGGCGGCCCCCAGTTTGTTGCCCGAAAGCTCGCCGCGAACCCGGTCGACCAAGATTTCTGCCGCCGTGCCCGGCATCGTGTCGAGCCCGCTGTCGATCAGTTCGCCCAGCACGGACTCCAGGTCGCGACCGCTGCTTCGCCGCATGTGTTCAATCTCCATCGGTGAAAAAGCGTGAACATGGATGCCGGGGAAGTGCTCCTTGATGGATCGCACCAGAGCGGCGTAGTCCTCCAGCCGCCAACCAGGGTGAATCCCCCCTTGGAGACAAACTTCGGTCACCCAGGGAGTCAGGGAAAGCCGTTCGATCACCTCCCCGGCCGTGCGGTCATAAGCATCGGCATCAGAGGCCTTTCGTTGGAAGCCACAGAAACTGCAGCCCACCGTGCAGATGTTGGTGAAGTTGGCGTTGCGATTGACCACATACGTCACACGGTTCCCGTGCCGCCGGTTGTTCAGGCGGGCTGCTTCCGCTTGCAGCTCGGGCAGGGACAAGTCCCAAGGGTCTTCACGCATCGGCCCATTTAAGCCGGGTCCACTCCCGGGTCAATCCGCGGCACGCCTTCTTCCCAAGAGAACCCCGATGTCGTAGGAT
This window of the Candidatus Methylacidiphilales bacterium genome carries:
- a CDS encoding CofH family radical SAM protein; the encoded protein is MREDPWDLSLPELQAEAARLNNRRHGNRVTYVVNRNANFTNICTVGCSFCGFQRKASDADAYDRTAGEVIERLSLTPWVTEVCLQGGIHPGWRLEDYAALVRSIKEHFPGIHVHAFSPMEIEHMRRSSGRDLESVLGELIDSGLDTMPGTAAEILVDRVRGELSGNKLGAATWEQIVRTAHGMGLKSTATVMYGHIETWEDIREHFSILQRIQEDTGGFTELVPLAFIPYRNRLGSRMVPGRVESRDFAGFEQRSMERAQRLYPLARVYFDHLIPNLQTSWVKLGPARAVASLDWGCNDFGGTLYEESITRESGGAHGECLTPGEIRRLLLAAGWEPAERSTTYRLLPRREVPETRAPGLAAVV
- a CDS encoding L,D-transpeptidase family protein, which codes for MKAPLSALCAAVLLCACQKDAPEAARQELEKRHIVPDPGALVIAAREGDVDRLRLLLLSGVDPGLAGPDGETALGAALAEGRSEAVEVLVREGGNRVLEGPARAAILPPSGQTALGWALARRQTGVVAGLLKNGTDPNKPLVTPAGPAFLQAVGDGSLDYYLRREQGVTPLMLASATGQLEAARLLLEAGADPGAETRRHKTEAIWLAGRNQHTAVVRLLLGKDPSDQSLLVRVDLRRQRATLYRDGNPVDSSPVSTGRPGFQTPKGSYVVTNKYRDWKSTLYEDAPMPFFMRLSCGDFGLHAGVLPGYPASHGCIRMPYEKARAFFSKVEVGTLVEIVD